The genomic region GTGGACCAAGGACCCTCTCGTAGCACAGTACTCAGCTCCTCTTCCTTCTTGAAAATGAAGATGTAAACACTAtgcttttctttgtttatggTAAATGAAACCTGTGGGCCCCAGGAGGTTTTAAGACTGTCCTTCACCGTATTCATGGTGATATTCCTATCAGTAATTACTCTCCCAACCGCCTTAAACTTATTGTCTTCCATTTTCACATCATGATCAGTTAATGCAAGGCTTGGTCCTTCACATAGAACACCATCTATACCGTTAAAAGTTGCCATGTCCAAGCTCTCACTTTCTATAGTATTATACAAGGTTAACACTAGAATGTACAGATTGATTAAACAAAGGGTAGAGGTTTTGAAAAGATATAGAGACACAGGGGATTTCAGAAATGTAGAGAGGGTTAGAGGTAtgtaaaagaagagaggagagaCAAAAGATAGGAGAAATGGAGAGAACTAAATCCAGATGCTCCAGCTAGAGACGATAGAGACAAGACTTCTCGAGGGAATTTCTCCTACAGAGGAAAAGACTAATAAAATTTCAGGTGCCTAATAACCTTTTGTTAgctataaatgaatttttattagaaataggACCTAACTTCATAATATGTCCGTACActgttttttaaaaataataataaggatGGGCTACAGAGAGAGGTGGGCCTAGCTTATCTAAGCCCAAGTCAATCAATTTGTCTTCTATGTCAACATTAATTGCTTTCATTTAcagaattagaaaaaagaaaaagaaagatgggtcAAGCTCAGAGCGAAGTGGCGGCAGTAGATCAAACTCAGAACCACCAATCGTCGCCCGCTACTTCTGTGGAATCTCTTATTGCAGGTAGGTTTGccccttctttcttttccatttagTAAGACAAGTTTCATTTGGgatgattattaatattcctTAAAATTGACAAAGTTCTTGTCTATTATGCTTACTCGGAGAAATTAAGACGAATTATGCTTCTTCATACACTTGCTACATGTGGTAATTAAATTAGCCTAGGATCGTACATTATCTAATTCTGCAAATGTTAGAACTTGTGAATTGTCTAATATcagagaatatatatatatatatatgttgtcTCCTCTTTTTGCTGGTCAGTGGAGGTGGAAAAACCTTTATAGACCAAACATCTATTTTGGATGCACAACTTGGTAACAAAGGAATCACCTTATAATCTACAAGGTGTCAACTAGCTTAGCTTAATTTCTAGACTCTCTTGGTATTGAATTAGATCATTGAATCTGAGCAGGACATGATCAAAGGGCCATCTACTGCTTCCCCATTTTACATGTCAAATACAATGGCTTATAGCTTATAATTGTGTGAAAAGATTGCATCGTCCTTcttgtaatttattaaaactaacGACGTTACTGTACTAATCTTCCCAGTAACATCTTGTATAATTCTGGGAGCTTGCACCAAATCCTTACTTGAGGATGGTTGCTAATGCTAGCGCTAGAATGGTCAAACATAAATGTAGAAGCACAATGTACAGTTTTATTTGTATGAATTCCCTCTTATTTTGACTCCACCGTGTACATTTTGAAAGAATTGGGATCCCACTTATTGACAAAAACATCCTCAGTGTATGCCTCTGTAACCCTGCTCAAGTCTTGGTCCCTAGGTTTGAGATCTTATAGGttgctaataattttcttgtttattgCTTTGGCAGAAGCTGCAGCTTATGGCAATGATGAGAATGAGGTTAGTCCACATCAGATTCATATGTAATTTGCTTCATCGTTCAGAATAATAGATAATGAAAGTTGAAACTATGGATTTTTAGTCTCTTGATGCGAAGGCTCAGAAAGCATTAGAATGCCCATGCATTGCTGACTTACGCAAAGGCTCATGTGGGATCCAGTTTTCAGAAGCTTTCGTTTGTTTCCTCAAAAGTACGGGCTGAAGAGAAGGTATGCGTAATGGACTGTTCATGATTGTCCTTCTCATTTGTTGAGTTACTGTATTTTGTTAAGCTTATAGCTGTTCCTTCCAACCCATCACACAcgggcaaaaagaaaaaccatttgCGAGCTGAGGTGCATTTAAGTCTTGCTCAGAAGACTGAAGACTTTCTTCCAATCTTTATCAATGAAAAACTACCTGAGCATAGTTTACCCATTTGGCTGCTGTGGAGGCATTGAAACAGAATAATTTCATTGATGTTGTAACTTCTTTTAGCTCTggttaaattgttggatttgTATTATATTGTTTGTAGCTGctgttagaaaatattaatttagaaaatagttATAAAGTTGAACAAAGGTTAAGTTGGAATGTTTAGGAAGCTGATAGTAATTTGTGGAAGTTTTCATTGGAACAGGGTTCAGACTGCGTGCATCCGTTTGTGGCCCTGCAGGATTGTCTAAAAGCTAACCCGGAGGCATTTTCAAACGATATTTTAGAACAGGAAGTGGAAAAAGAGGAAGTAGAAGCTAAAGACTACAAAATGTTCCCTCCAGCATGGTCTCAGGCGCATTAAGGTGTGATTTTGGCTAGCTGATAATGTTGACatataaagaaatgaagaTTGTCGGAGAATCATTTTGACATGGTTTAGTTATTAGAAAACTAGGAAGGGTTGTTTGGGCAAGCAAACAGAATTTGAGAGACTTGAGTTTTGAGTATGAAAGCAGGTTCAATCAAAGAGATGTAGTTTAAACATCTTATTTGCATTTTATAAATCAGATATTAGCTCTCCGTGGTGGGGGAGCTGTAACATTCATGGTTTGACTCTATACTtcactattattttatttatattattattataaataattattattattattattattgatacaaaagcagaaaagaaaaaaggtacGCCTCAGCAGCTGAATACGTTTACTAAAAAAACGCAGCAACCATCTTTCCACTAAGCCGAATGGCCATGTCTTTCGCTGCAGCTTCTTGTCCAATCCCAATTTCCCAAAGTACCCTTTCCTTTTATGCCCACGCCCATCTCATCCCaatatcctttttcttttgtacaAACAAAGAGGGAGACGGATTCATGTTGCCGACTCTAGCTCTGGCGAGAAATCAAacgataaagaaaagaaaatactggaagaagaagaagaagaagaagaggtaGGTGGAGGAGGAATTGGGATCGATTCAAGAAAAAGCGTTTGACCTAGTGGAGTTCACTGGGTCAGTCAGTCAAGCGATTCCTGGTCCCAGAGTTGGCCAGAGCTCCTTGCCTTGGGTTCTTGCTTCCTTCAGGTTCTCTTGGTATTACCTTTGTTATTGCCTTTGTTAAGACTGTTAAAAAGTATTCTTCTCCAAGAGCCAAGCGCAAGAGACTggtttgttttattatttttatattctctttttttcttttctctgtaATTCATATCTATCTTTTACTCGATGGAGCTTCTGAATTTCCATACTCTTCAGGTCAATAAAAAAGCTATGCTCTGCAAATCCATTGACGAGCTCTTTCACAAAGGAGGAGATGCATTGCACCATTCTGCCCTTAAGGAATTGCAGAAAAAGGTGAGCCTTAACATTACACATACTCTTCTCTGTTAGAGATTTTAGAATCATAAAACAACAAAAGCGGAAGTCCAAGAACGTACCTTCAGCCATAGCAATCAAATTCTGAAATTAGAGAGCTAATAAAATGCTAGAAGATTAGACATAGTCGCTAGCCTTTCCAAGACCATGCCAGTGGAAATTCACAGACGCTTGAAGATTAGTGaccttttcttttgtgttaaattttttcttgatGCCTGTCCTTCAAAAACGATTTCTAATAAGATATGGGGAGTTAATTAACTTCCAAAAAAAACTGTTCTCAATTCTTTAGGATAAAGTAggtttgaatttaaatttagatggGCCAcatattgtatttatttatttatttattaaaatgaataaaaattccaATATTCTCCCACTTGGCCATACATGACttaatatgtattaataaatttaatacgTGAAGAAAATTCCCTAAATCCTTACACTCAAGTAGTTTAAATTACATGGATCATAGCGGCAAGTCTTCTGACAGCGAGTATTACCTTCTATGTATTATAGTGTAATCTTCTGCGTTAAATGAGAACAATATATGAGACATACCTTTATGAATAAGCTTCCTCATGCTTATTCCAGGTCAACTTCATATTTAAACATGTATTTGTctccttttaatatttatgcaTACAATCTCAAATCAAGAAGACAATGAATTAATTGGAGTTTTCATATCGACCAAAGTATTATACAAACACCAAATGTATCTCCATTACGAGGAATTTACAAAATAGAGCCGAGTCCAATACATTCGACACGCTCTGTATTAGCCTTGGGTGCCAATCCTTTCGTCAAAGAATCTACAATCATCAATCTAGTACTTATGTTCTCAATACTCACCTTGTTAGACTTAACATGTTCTCTAATTGCTAAATCCTTAAAGTCGATGTGCTTATGCTGTGCTATATGAAACCATACTCTTTACCTCCTTGTCCTCCTATATAATCACCCCCAcatctcttttctctttcataCAAGACCACCCTAACCAGTAACCGAACTCCACTTCTTTTCCTCcaaaatatacactttgataATGTCTTTGTTCTCCATATCTAAAGCCATTACCGTCTCTTGCTGCAACGATGGTGGATGTTATTTTGCACGACCACCTTTCATTGAAGGTGAtggagatgatgatgatggtgatTATGACTATGCTCCACAAAACTGTTTCCACTTCTTTAGGGAAATGTGGgtttgaatttaaattcaaatggGCCGCTAACTGTATTTGTTTACTTACTAAATAAAATCCCAACATTCTCAACCTTATATTCAATTgttataattcttaatttctGTCCGTTCCTTTCAATTATTTCTcatgaattaatttttcttttcttcatctttCAACTAAGTTGCTTACTTAATTGAGTGACTCAAAGCAAATGGACTCTGTCATCGTCATCTTGTTATTCGCCCTGGTTTCATATATACATGGAAGAATTAGTTAGTTTATTTTCCAGGAACAACCATTGGGTTTTGATGGCAACTTCTAATTCCTATCCAGACAGGTTTTAGCATGGAGGATATTTTCCGCAAGTACATTCGTTATGCTTTGAATGAAAAACCCTTTAATCCAGATCTGGTTGCCAACTTAATCCAGCTTAGGAAAGCATCATTGTTGGAGGACTCCCGGGTTGCTGAAATCTTGAATGACATTTCAAGGCGGATTGTCAAGGAAAAAGGTAAAAAGTTCTCGATTTCCTCAGTATACCATATTTTTAAGTAGATAGGATCATGATTCACAGACAACCTTCTGTCAAGTTGGTCCTGTTTACTAGCATTAGTGCTTAGTACAAAAAAGATATGAAAGAACGTTCGAAGAAACCTTTCACCTATATGTCTCTAGCTTGCTCTTGTGATACATGTACATTCTCAATAAGCTGTATAGGACACGTCTGAAGTCATCATTGTGATATTACTGATCAGTTTTTCTACCCTATCTCTCGCATATTTAGAAATCTTCAAGAACTTTTGTCTTTTGGATGGTTAGTAAGCTGAAGGTTGATAAAGTTGGGTgacattttaataaatattggGTCTACATGAATGttcaaagaattataaaagagACATCTATAGCAGCTGAGAGTTCTCCTTGCTTTGTTGTTTGTCTTCAATAGTGTTTCCAAGTGATTTTGCAATTTGGGGATGGAGAGGATTAGTTTGGGGGGATAGTAGCCGCTGGATTGATTATGGtctttttcaatttgttcAGGATATTACTGCTCTATTACGATGACAAAACCATATGAAGGACAAATTACAATATAACAGTATCAGTTGTGATATCAAATTGTGACTTCTTGTTGTTGCCCAGGTCCTGTAGTCATGGAAATGGCTGGGTATACTGAAAAGGATTTAAGAGAAAGCTTGCTGTGCAGACCCTTTCGGCAAGGTGTATTATTTGTCTGAGGTAAATGACTGAACAATGAAATTGATAATCTTTTGCTGGCTCATGTTTTTGTTTCGGATTTTCTTGATTTGCATACATATAGTCCAAAATTTCAGGTCTGCTGGATCGTGAAACTTTTAAGAACGAGAATAATTTAGTTAATGTACTCTTTTCCAATAGTGTAAGACCTTATACTGGTGGTCAATAATTGATATCTACTAGGAATTCAGAGATGGatgttgttcttttttttttttttttttttgataaagcCAAAGAAGAACAACTGGTTAACAACAAACAGAAATTGCTGCAAGAACAATAACTGAGACTGCCCATCTGTCTAGAATACTATTGCTTTGCTGTACATTATCTCTATAAGTCATGAACCTGTACAAAATTGCTTCATGGATTCTAAACAGATATGAGTGTAGACATGGCTGGGTTTTAACCAAGAGATGGATGTTGTTTCTAACTTATTGACCTCAAATTATCTTAGatcttaatttgataatattttgtGATTCATGTCTAACATGGCGTATTCCGATCTTTTCTTGGGGGTTGCTGCATTTATTAGCATGATATCTCGAATACTATTACTTTGCTGtacattaaataaatgtacGTATAACTCATGAGTGTAATACAAAATTTCTTCACGGATTCCAAACAGAGCTGAATTTGAACATGGATGGACTGAGAGATGGACCTCAGATTATCTTACATCTTAAGTTGATAATATCATGTGATTCATGCCTAACATTTGGTGTTCCAGTGTTTTATTGGGGGTTGAAATAGCTGCATTTATTACCACGATATGTAGAATCTGTTTgtaaattgatttcatttgTTACTTTGGGCTGTTGAGCTCGGTGCTTGTCAGTTCTTCCATTCTTGTACGGTATATTGATATTTGTTTTACAATTTTGGCCAGCTGCCAGAGTTCTGTTCGAGGGATAGCTCCTTGGTTGTCAAGGAGATATTTGGGGCTACAGAGTATGTTGTTTATGCATTTGGTTCTGGATAATGAAAGGAAttgaaattgatgaaaattggtTTACTGAAGCATTTTGTTCACTATCATTTATTgcctttctcatcttcttcccCCCAAACAGTGAAGATGCTGACAAACTTGGCTGCACACTCTTTCTGAAGCTGGTGATATGGGTTCACTTGAGAAGATGGTTGATGGTTCAGATTCAGATGAGCACTCATCTACTGCtccttgaatttatataatggAGGTCTTGGTGCAGAGAATTGAAGAGAGAATCAGAAgggatttttgtttttgaataCCAGAAGTTGTAACAGGAGTGATTTACAGAACATTGTAAAcgcttttaataattttgtccAGAGTAGCTAGAAATGCAGACTGCTTACTTAGGGCGACAGAATGCTGATAGCAGACATGTTTAGCTTGAGAAGTTGATGCGTAATATTGTTTAGCTTGAAGCATAGCCAGAAATGGCTACTTAATAGTTAATACCAGTTAGTTTGATGTCCAAGGACAGATCGAGGGGGGCAATAGAACAGGAGCAATGCTTTTGATCATGGAagatttgagaaagaagaggCAGTTCGATTGGGATTATTGTAGTAATGTTTGCTTGGATTTGAACACAATCGAATGAAGGCATTGGCATTGTGTGGTTGGATTTGAACACAATCAAATCAAGGCATAGGCATTGTGTGTTCAAGGATTGCAATAATTTTCAACTATTATTAGTAGTTAGGTGTGATTTATAAAAGGGAACTTATTGCAGTTTGTGTATACTTTGAGACTACGCCAACCCAATACAATTCCAAAGTGCCGCCCCggaattgatttattattaattcacGCAAGCAAATTAACTCGggaaaaatcacaaaactcgTTAATATAAGACTCGGTGGTGACAAACTAATTAGTATTTGGTTCCAGCATAGcacactattattattattatcccCCTATCCATTGCCAAAAGAAGAGCAAACTTTCATAATCATCATCACGGAAGGGTATATTTGGAGAAAAAAATAGCAAAGCcaagcagaagaagaagaagaaagagagggATGTCAGGTGTAATTTCGGGAAATGATGAAGGGCAGATGGAGAAAGTGCCACCGTTCCCCGtttgtatataaattaaaaatgatatgatatgagaagaaaaccagatattatattatcaattGCAAAAACTATAAGGAAACAAGAATCCCCCATTTCTCTCATTGGATTTCTATTTCCCTATTTGGGGcttctctctgtctctctctctatctctggGTAATGCTATCTGGTAACATTTCCTctccctttcttttctcttctattttattttcagttaCCAATCTTTCTTTCATGTGCATagatttttgttctttttgatcaattcttttttttttcttttttttatttattatttaataactatCAATCATTCATTCACTGCTTCTTTACTTTACTTTACTTTGAAACGATTCAACTTTCCTATTACGATTATCCATCGAATCAATCTTTTGTTACCTAATAACTACCCAATTgttttgcttcttcttttacttctcAATCCATTACTGCATCAACTATTTTCTTTCCCTCtatttttacttctttttatttttattttttactttttttgtcaattttttttaaatcatttccTTAATTCACCTTATTCTTTACCACCCAAGTTTTCACAATTAGATAGTCtgaaattaattgattttactGGTTAGATTTTCTGATGCTGCTATCTACttcttcatttttctcctACTTCTTTTTGGAACCTTCTCTTTATTTCTGATGCCCCTATCAGTTTCTTGATCTTTccaacttcttcttttcacAATGTTCTCTTAATTGCTGATGCTGGTATCCATTTCTTGActttttcaacttctttttAGAATGTTCCTTTAAATGCTGATGCTGATTTCTTCTACTGCTCTATTCCTTATTTGGTCATGCTACTAGTTTATTGTTCATGACCATTCCTTTTTGGAATACACATTGTTCTTTAATCCATTTTTAGGCcttttaaatttcatgtttTCGCTGCTTGGTTTCTTACTTATCTCTATCTTGTGAATCTATTCCCTCTGGCTGTCATTGTATATATttccatttcttcttttttttttttttttttccttttctccaGGATGCTTCTAGGATCATGATTTTTTTCCCTCTCATACGTGATTCGCACTTCTCTTGTAGAGTATATATGGGCTGACTTGTACATTTCATGGGAGTTGTAGAGGATAATGAGCCGCCTTTGAAACGTGTCAAGCTGCCCGTAGGAGAAGTCAGAACCTTTTTGGACCACTCATCTGTTACAGGACCTGTATCTTGCTCTTTGGGAGACTTGATGGCCAGGCCTCTAAACTCCCAAGGAGATGGAGAAACAGTTGGTTCAAGAGGAGTCATTAAAAGATTGGAATTCGTCAAAATCATAACCAGGGCATTGTACTCACTTGGCTATGACAAGAGTGGGGCCCTATTGGAGGAAGAATCAGGAATACCGTTGCACTCACCTGTAGTTAGCTTGTTTATGCAGCAAGTCATCGATGAAAAGTGGGATGAAAGTGTGGCGACGTTGCGTAAAATTGGTGTTTTGGATGAAACAACTGTCAAAATGGCATCTTTCTTACTATTAGAGCAGAAGTTCCTGAAACTTCTGAAAGTGGATGATATTGTTGCTGCCCTGGACACTCTAAGGAATGAGATAGTTCCTCTTCGTATTAATTTGAACCGTATTCATGAGCTTGCTGCCTGCGTTATCTCTCCTGCACggtgttttattttttgccaGGATACTGAGGGTTCAAATGCTAGGTCAAAGATTCTAGAAAAATTACAGAAATTGTTACCTCCTACTGTCATGATTCCTGAGAAAAGGTTGGAACATCTTGTTGAGAAGGCTCTTGATGTGCAACGTGATGCTTGTGTCTTCCACAATACTTTGGATAGTGATTTGTCGTTGTACTCAGATCATCAATGTGGAAGAAACTGGATTCCTTCTCAAACATTGCAGGTTAGATGTCTTATGGCTTTATGGTCCTTTTCTATGAATAACTTGTATCTTCTCTATCTGTTTGCCCTCTCATTTCATTGGCCCACAAAAAAGAATCTAAATCAACTTTGTTTTTGGATACGAGAAATTAAGTTAATGACGATTTCCTTTTATTGTCTCTAATATTTCATTGAAATTCAATTCTTAGTTTGTTAAAGTTGGGACATAAACTTTGAGGTGTTGTACTGTTTATGCAGATCACTTTTTTCACAGCTAATCATATTTATGATTGCTTACAATGTGTATGCACAATGCATAGT from Ricinus communis isolate WT05 ecotype wild-type chromosome 9, ASM1957865v1, whole genome shotgun sequence harbors:
- the LOC125371083 gene encoding mitochondrial intermembrane space import and assembly protein 40 homolog, with translation MLSELEKRKRKMGQAQSEVAAVDQTQNHQSSPATSVESLIAEAAAYGNDENESLDAKAQKALECPCIADLRKGSCGIQFSEAFVCFLKSTG